The Balneola vulgaris DSM 17893 DNA segment AGGGTTGCGTTTTCATAACCTAATTTCTTCATGTCATCTAGGAAGGCCGCACAACGTGAGGTACCTACCATACCATGAATATCGCCAATCAACACACGTAGCTCTTTTTTACCAAGAGTTTTGTTGATAAAGCCCATCTCGGTTGGTACAATCTCGTTAAAGATTACACGGCCCGTAGATGTTTTAATTACTTCTGAAGTTGGCTCACCATTCTCATCAGTTTTCTGAATACGAACGTTGATCTTAGCATGTAGTTCAATTTGTCCTTGATCAAATGCTACTAATACTTCATCAGTATTAGCGAAGTTCTTTCCTTCCCCTTTCTTACCATTAGCTGGCTTTGTGAGGTAGTAAAGACCCAAAATCATATCCTGAGAAGGTACCGCAATAGGTCCACCGTTTGCAGGGCTCATAATGTTATGAGAACCCAGCATTAATACCGATGCTTCAAGAACAGCATCATGGCTTAATGGTAAGTGAACGGCCATCTGATCACCATCGAAATCGGCATTGAATGCCGTACATGCGAGTGGGTGTAAACGGATTGCCTTTTCTTCAATAAGAACAGGTTGGAATGCTTGAATACCAAGTCTGTGAAGGGTCGGTGCACGGTTAAGCATCACCGGGTGTCCATCAATCACATTCTCCAGTACTTCCCAAACTACTTGATCTCTACGATCAACTACTTTTTTCGCACTCTTAACTGTTTTCACATATCCACGCTCGATTAAGCGACGGATAATAAATGGTTTGTAGAGCTCAACGGCCATTTCTTTTGGAAGACCACATTCGTGCATCTTCAACTCTGGGCCAACTACAATTACAGAACGACCTGAATAATCAACACGCTTACCAAGAAGGTTTTGACGGAAACGACCGCTCTTACCTTTAAGCATGTCACTCAACGACTTCAATGGACGGTTGTTATTTCTAACCGCATTTGATTTACGTGAGTTGTCGTATAGTGAATCAACCGCTTCTTGAAGCATACGCTTCTCGTTACGAAGAATTACATCAGGAGCTTTAATGTCCATCAGTCTCTTCAGACGGTTGTTTCTAATAATCACACGACGGTATAGGTCGTTTAGATCTGATGTTGCAAAACGGCCACCTTCAAGAGGTACTAGTGGGCGCAATTCTGGTGGAATTACCGGAATTACACTCTGGCACATCCATTCAGGACGGTTTTCAGTGTGTTCTGCAGCTGCTCTAAATGATTCAATTACTTGAAGACGCTTTAGCTTCTTCTTTTTACGCATTTGCGAAGTCTCGTGCTTCACCTCATAACGTAACTGGTAAGCTAACTCATCTAAGTCGAGGTCTGCTAGCATTGCCGCAATGGCATCAGCACCCTCTTTTACTATGAACTTATCCTCATCATCATCCTCTAACTCATCGTTGTCTTCCGGAAGTTGATCTAGGATATCGTACTTCTCTTCTTCAGAAATCATATCCCCTTTTGCGTAGCCAAGATCTCTTGCTACCCCAGGGTTGATGATTACGAAAGTCTCGTAGTAAACAATTCTATCTAAGTTTTTAGAAGAAAGGCCTAATAAGTAGGCAATCTTGTTTGGTAGAGACTTGAAGTACCAAATGTGTACAACAGGCACTGTTAGTGTGATGTGGCCCATACGCTCGCGACGTACAGCCTTTCTTGTTACTTCAACACCACAACGGTCACAGATAATACCTTTGTAACGAATACGCTTGTATTTACCGCAGTGGCATTCGTAATCTTTAACCGGTCCAAAGATCTTTTCACAGAAAAGACCATCCATCTCCGGCTTAAAGGTTCTGTAGTTGATAGTTTCAGGTGTAAGAACTTCGCCGTGTGAACGGGACAAAATAGTCTCAGCGGAAGCAAGTGATACTCCGATGCTGTTGAAGTCGTTTGTAACTGCTAATGTTTTAGTTATAGGCAAGGGTATTCCTCCAATACTTTATTAACAGTGATTATTGTAAATGTATTTCAAGACCGAGACCCATAAGCTCTCGAAGTAATACCTTGAATGATTCTGGTACGTCTCCATCAGGAAGGTTCTCACCTTTTACAATGGCTTCATAAACTTTGGAACGTCCTTTAACGTCGTCACTCTTCACAGTGAGCATTTCTTTCAGGATACTTGAAGCACCATAAGCATATAGTGCCCAAACCTCCATCTCACCAAGTCTCTGGCCACCAAACTGTGCTTTACCACCCAACGGCTGCTGAGTAATAAGAGAGTATGGCCCGATTGAACGAGAGTGCATCTTATCTTGAACTAAGTGATTCAGTTTGATCATGTAAATGTAACCAACCGTAGTTTTCTGAGAGAATGCTTCTCCCGTTCTACCATCGTATAGGTTAACACGTCCATCTTCAGGTAAGCCTGCTTCTCTTAATTGACCTTTTACGTCATCCATGGTCGCACCATCAAAAATTGGTGATGCGAAAGTAACGTTAAGTTTCTTAGCAGCCCATCCTAGAATGGTTTCATAAATCTGACCTAAGTTCATACGAGAAGGTACACCAAGTGGGTTTAGACAGATATCAACAGGAGTACCATCTGCCATAAACGGCATGTCTTCCTGTGGTACAATCTTAGCAACCACACCTTTGTTACCGTGACGACCCGCCATCTTATCACCTACTTGAAGCTTACGCTTCTTAGCGATATAAACTTTTGCTTTCTGGATAATTCCAGGAGGCAATTCGTCTCCTACTTGGATGGCGAAGGTTCTACGTTTAGCTTCGCTATCAATCTCACGACGTAACTCGCGGTAGTTAGCAAATAATAGCTTAACGTGTTCTACTAGATTTTGATCTGTAGCCCAGTCAATGTTCTCATTGATGTTTACAGGATCAATTTCTTCGAATACTGATTTCTTGTACTTCTCACCTTTAGGAATCAATTCTACATTACTGTAGTCGTATACTCCTGGAGAAGTTTTATCTCTAAGCAAAGAGTACATCTTGTCTGCCCACTGCTGATTCAATTCAGCTAGTTTCTGAGAATGACGCTCTTTTTCTTGTTCAACGCGTTTCTTCTCTTCTTTGCGAGATACTAACTCATCACGCTTACGGCTAAACAGTTTTGTATTGATAACAGTCCCTGAAACGCCCGGAGGTGTTTTTAGAGAAGCATCTTTTACATCACCTGCTTTATCACCGAAAATAGCGCGTAGTAATTTTTCTTCTGGTGTTGGATCTGTTTCACCTTTTGGAGTGATTTTACCAACTAGGATATCGCCTGGATTTACTTTAGCACCAATGCGAATCATCCCTTTCTCGTTAAGATTACGTGTAGCTTCTTCGCTCACGTTAGGAATCTCACGAGTTAATTCTTCTTCACCACGTTTTGTGTCACGAACTTGTTGTTCGAACTCAGTAATGTGAATAGAAGTATAAATATCATCTTGAACGATGCGCTCACTTACTACAATAGCATCCTCAAAGTTGTAACCTCTCCATGGCATGAAAGCCACTAATAAGTTACGACCTAGTGCAAGCTCACCACCATCCGTTGAACAACCATCCGCGATTGCTTGTCCTTTTTTAACCTTGTCGCCTACTTTTACAATAGCACGTTGGTTAGTACAAGTATCTTGGTTTGTTCTTGTAAACTTCTCAAGTACATACGTTTTAATACCACCGTCGAAGTAGCAATTTTGCTCTAATTCAGAACGGTCGTATTTGATACGAATCTCAGTTGCTGATACATATACTACTTCACCATTTGCTTCAGCAGTGATGATAGCACGTGAATCTCTCGCAGCACGATGCTCCAAGCCGGTACCTACTACAGGTGCTTCAGGGCGAAGCAGTGGCACGGCTTGACGCTGCATGTTAGAGCCCATCAATGCACGGTTTGCATCATCATGTTCGATGAATGGGATCAGCGCAGCTGCAAGGGATGTAATCTGGTTTGTTGCAACATCCATGTACTCGATTTCATCCGACTTCGCTAACAGGTAGTTACCTTCGCGCATTCTCGAGAATACCGCTTCGTTCACAAACTTACCGCTTTCATCTAATTCAGCGTTGGCCTGTGCAATAACTGTTTCATCTTCCTGCTCAGCCGCTAAGTACTCAACATCTTTCGATACTTTATTGTCTTTAATGCGACGGTATGGAGTTTCAATAAATCCGAAGTCATTCACTTTCGCGTGAATACATAGAGACGAGATAAGACCAATGTTCGGGCCCTCAGGAGTCTCAATCGGACATAAACGACCATAATGCGTGTAGTGAACATCACGAACCTCGAAACCTGCACGCTCTCTTGTAAGACCACCAGGTCCAAGAGCCGACATACGACGTTTGTGAGTTAGCTCAGCAAGTGGATTGGTTTGATCCATAAACTGAGAAAGCTGGTTAGTACCAAAGAATGTGTTAATTACACTCGAAATAGTACGAGCATTCACAAGATCTTGTGGAGTTAACTGCTCAGCATCACGCGAGTTCATACGCTCTTTAATAGTACGAGCCATACGAGCAAGACCAATTGCAAACTGCTGGCCTAACTGCTCGCCTACTGTACGAACACGTCTGTTACTCAAGTGATCAATATCATCAACTTGAGATTTCATATTCTTAAGGCGGATTACCTCTTTAATAATAGCAACGATGTCTTCCTTCAATAGGTACTGAACATCTTCGTTGCCTTCTAGGCGAAGTCGTTTGTTTAGACGGTAACGTCCTACTTCACCAAGATCATATTTCTTATCACTGAAGAACAGACGCTCTAGAATAGCGCGAGCTGTTTCAGGATCAGGCATTTCACCAGAACGGATCTGCTGGTATACTTCGCCAAGTGCAGAAGTCTCATCCCAAGTTGGATCTTTTCTAAGCGTGTTCATGATTACTGAACGCTCAGACTCTTCCGCTGAAATAGTTTGTAATAAAACAGTTTTTTGATCGATTTCAGCAAACATGCCGTAATCGTCTTCTGTTAACTCATGATCGCGTTCAAAAATGATTTTGCGATTCAGAGCTTCTGTTACTTCACCCGTTTCTTCATCAACAACTTCTTCCATTTCTTCAACAATGATATTCTGCGCAAGTCTACGACCTACCAGATTCTTATTGAAGTTGGCTTTAGTTCCTACTTTAACTTCTTCAGAAAGAGCAAAAATGCTTAATAAGTCTAAGTCGGAAGAGAAACCCAACGCACGCAATAAAGTGGTTGCAGGAATCTTTTTCTTTCTATCGATATAAGCCCAAAGTACATCACGGATATCTGTGGTAAACTCAATCCAAGAACCTTTAAATGGAATTACACGAGCTGAATACAGCTGAGTACCATTCGGGTGTAATGATTGGCCGAAGAATACACCAGGTGAACGGTGTAGCTGAGATACGATAACACGCTCAGCACCATTAATGATGAAAGTACCACGATTGGTCATCCAAGGAAGGTCTCCTAAGAACACTTCTTGTTCAATCGTTTCACTAGCTTCATCGCTATCATCCACAGATGATAGTCTTAATTTTGCCTTCAGTGGAACAGAGTAGGTTAGTCCTCGATCCTGACATTCTTTTATAGTATACCTCGGAACGTCTACATTGTAGTATAAAAATTCGAGTATGTGCGTTTCACGAGTATCCTGAATCGGAAAATTTTCCATGAAAATTCGCTGTAGCCCTTGATTTGCACGCTCATTCGGTGCAATATCAAGCTGAACGAATTTCTCGAACGACTCTAATTGGATATCCAGAAAATCCGGGTATTCTAAAACTTCTTTAGTGCGCCCAAAAGACAGGCGATCCGTATTGGGAATAGTTTGCATCTTCTTGCTCAAAAGGAACCTCTCCTTTTTGTTGAAGGTAATATGAACGGTAAAAACCCCTTATAACACGGGGTTAATGAGTATAGACGCCAATAGCCAATACCGTTTTCACGATATTGGCTACCAACGAAATATAAAAGCACGCTTATTTAAGCTCTACAGTAGCTCCAGCTTCTTCAAGCTTAGCTTTGATGTCTTCAGCTTCGTCTTTAGAAACACCTTCTTTGATGGTGTTAGGCGCGCCGTCAACTAGTTCTTTTGCTTCTTTTAGGCCAAGACCTGTAATACCGCGAACTTCTTTGATCACAGCAATTTTCTTAGCACCAGCAGATTCAAGAACAACATCGAATTCTGTTTTTTCTTCAGCTCCACCAGCAGCGTCTCCGCCACCTGCAGGGCCTGCAACAGCAACAGCTGCAGCAGCTGGTTTGATGTCGTATTCTTCTTCAAGAACTTTAGCTAGTTCGTTTGCTTCTTTGATAGTTAGGTTGACAAGCTCTTCAGCTAGTTTATTTACGTCAGCCATTTTTATCTCCAGTTGTTTTTAAAAGTAAAATTTTGTTGTCTTTCGACAGTTGTAAAAGGATTATTCTTCGCCTTTTTCGGCAATAGTTTTAACAGCACCAACAAGGTTTGAACCTTGTGCAGTTAGTGCACTCACTACGTTGGTAGCAGGTGACATCAATAAGCCAAGTATATCGCCAATAACTTCGTCTTTCGACTTCATTGCGGCTAGAGCTTCCAATTTATCAGCACTGTAGTACTCACCGTCAATGTATGCGGCTTTGAACTCAGGCTTCTTTTTATCCTTGGTAAACTCTTTTAATACTTTAGCTGGCGCAGATAATTCATCCTCAACAAATGCAAAAGCGTTTTGGTCTACTAACGATGGTAATACTTTATCGTATCCACCGATTTCTTCCATAGCAAGCTTCATAAGCTTGTTCTTGTACACTTTGTAGAAGATATTCCCCTTACGGAATTCTCCACGCAGTTCGTTAGCGTCGGCCACAGACATACCTGAATACTTAGTGATATAAAGGCCATTAGCCTTTTTCAGGTTTTCCGTGATTTCGTCTAGAACTGCTTTTTTTTCTGCAGTAGGCATAATTCAATTCCTCCTATTATAGGGATGTAACTGCGGTTCTGCTTATAGGAATGCTTGGCCCCATTGTGCTACTCATGAAAACACTTTTCACGTATAGCCCTTTTGCGGACGCTGGCTTCAAGCGCATTACCGTTGATAGAAACGCTTCTGCGTTTTCTTTCAATTTGGTTGCGTCGAAACTTGCTTTACCTACTGATGTATGTAGAATTCCGAATTTATCAACACGGAAATCAATCTGACCTGCTTTTACTTGTTTAACAGCGTCAGCTACATCCATAGTAACCGTTCCACTTTTTGGGTTTGGCATCAATCCTCGAGGTCCTAGGAAACGTCCTAGTTTACCGAGTTTTCCCATTGCATCA contains these protein-coding regions:
- the rpoB gene encoding DNA-directed RNA polymerase subunit beta; translation: MQTIPNTDRLSFGRTKEVLEYPDFLDIQLESFEKFVQLDIAPNERANQGLQRIFMENFPIQDTRETHILEFLYYNVDVPRYTIKECQDRGLTYSVPLKAKLRLSSVDDSDEASETIEQEVFLGDLPWMTNRGTFIINGAERVIVSQLHRSPGVFFGQSLHPNGTQLYSARVIPFKGSWIEFTTDIRDVLWAYIDRKKKIPATTLLRALGFSSDLDLLSIFALSEEVKVGTKANFNKNLVGRRLAQNIIVEEMEEVVDEETGEVTEALNRKIIFERDHELTEDDYGMFAEIDQKTVLLQTISAEESERSVIMNTLRKDPTWDETSALGEVYQQIRSGEMPDPETARAILERLFFSDKKYDLGEVGRYRLNKRLRLEGNEDVQYLLKEDIVAIIKEVIRLKNMKSQVDDIDHLSNRRVRTVGEQLGQQFAIGLARMARTIKERMNSRDAEQLTPQDLVNARTISSVINTFFGTNQLSQFMDQTNPLAELTHKRRMSALGPGGLTRERAGFEVRDVHYTHYGRLCPIETPEGPNIGLISSLCIHAKVNDFGFIETPYRRIKDNKVSKDVEYLAAEQEDETVIAQANAELDESGKFVNEAVFSRMREGNYLLAKSDEIEYMDVATNQITSLAAALIPFIEHDDANRALMGSNMQRQAVPLLRPEAPVVGTGLEHRAARDSRAIITAEANGEVVYVSATEIRIKYDRSELEQNCYFDGGIKTYVLEKFTRTNQDTCTNQRAIVKVGDKVKKGQAIADGCSTDGGELALGRNLLVAFMPWRGYNFEDAIVVSERIVQDDIYTSIHITEFEQQVRDTKRGEEELTREIPNVSEEATRNLNEKGMIRIGAKVNPGDILVGKITPKGETDPTPEEKLLRAIFGDKAGDVKDASLKTPPGVSGTVINTKLFSRKRDELVSRKEEKKRVEQEKERHSQKLAELNQQWADKMYSLLRDKTSPGVYDYSNVELIPKGEKYKKSVFEEIDPVNINENIDWATDQNLVEHVKLLFANYRELRREIDSEAKRRTFAIQVGDELPPGIIQKAKVYIAKKRKLQVGDKMAGRHGNKGVVAKIVPQEDMPFMADGTPVDICLNPLGVPSRMNLGQIYETILGWAAKKLNVTFASPIFDGATMDDVKGQLREAGLPEDGRVNLYDGRTGEAFSQKTTVGYIYMIKLNHLVQDKMHSRSIGPYSLITQQPLGGKAQFGGQRLGEMEVWALYAYGASSILKEMLTVKSDDVKGRSKVYEAIVKGENLPDGDVPESFKVLLRELMGLGLEIHLQ
- the rplL gene encoding 50S ribosomal protein L7/L12, which translates into the protein MADVNKLAEELVNLTIKEANELAKVLEEEYDIKPAAAAVAVAGPAGGGDAAGGAEEKTEFDVVLESAGAKKIAVIKEVRGITGLGLKEAKELVDGAPNTIKEGVSKDEAEDIKAKLEEAGATVELK
- the rplJ gene encoding 50S ribosomal protein L10, which produces MPTAEKKAVLDEITENLKKANGLYITKYSGMSVADANELRGEFRKGNIFYKVYKNKLMKLAMEEIGGYDKVLPSLVDQNAFAFVEDELSAPAKVLKEFTKDKKKPEFKAAYIDGEYYSADKLEALAAMKSKDEVIGDILGLLMSPATNVVSALTAQGSNLVGAVKTIAEKGEE